From Cyclopterus lumpus isolate fCycLum1 chromosome 4, fCycLum1.pri, whole genome shotgun sequence, a single genomic window includes:
- the hps3 gene encoding Hermansky-Pudlak syndrome 3 protein isoform X2: MVHVYNCHPFSSQQIVQVEQEPGLICCGGGALFVVATGGCKVDAFSVEKEGCPLICRFATMGTVKSIQHSKMGDYLVTIEEKNSATYLRTYTNWRYQAEGKARVGVRLLGHLLRGASVRGGVQMEIIEIPLSERPVAVACCSVTGDLVVGCESTLVLFALRRQNQLSLNQSQQMLQSSGTNSQQSSSQSPGQIVGSNQNFLDFERSVILHLPKIKPKQVALCGRYVAVQAELEVLVLKLDTSSEPKTLEESSDTNKNHLEDQADFQVLPRHQELLGDRAKDCDIPVSVEKTGLEDSTGQCTLSYVLFRRFTPDFFQGCSVEETQLHSLQLYPLFTSNQSESLEEPSCIFCFFSLPSAGYLYSVKGGVELLSAYQYPEKVLKAVLTDHLLHVITKSALQCFTVRCAALAARNEDPYIDTTMKACPPCSLEVCALRMQLFIGLRSVCVYGRHVILLSTADAEAPEEPERTPQRRGLELKEHTLLTGIFLAVGIDPATTPALESLLSRPFLSRKWTISSPKETSTAGHGWNLYVVDTVSPLTLYQEMVEYSERYAETNPQAQSLRHLLSEAHLLIRCSLLQTSEQQRSVEGDSALSLQTDTDGPAEKQTAGQTDRQELEEALRQNCAQLGDCFSRASQKDCHLALPYYRMSGLSVTEITARNRPLPSSPHSYGPGFLFYLKHFLFEETEQILSQEAADEVIDIFSKSEPSQLVSVCASPSLMNISPAQTLQILQHLEDKAGVSVPLTTTMATMMLRLDDMPQYTHLMERHAEMLLVYGFIEEPRLLLHGGGGGQHVQTRPTALTRQLAKSQPGLLVAAMVALHENNKVQLEQADHIFKALGCENCLQVDFWEAMLMASSQETLIQELLFRVASVYIDRVTNTTSDTHTNKPHTPSRRRPLKSADDLINSCSHYGALYPWLTVLNPAHTTSSHHQEALYKLQSLLCGPSLSVGSIMPLMERLSEETLWGFSLHLLCATRAGQYDISIEKLLDRCPQAIIAYANHQLQDKHMVLWWQKLLPELCNRTRAAADNSILLAALKETLVVVAMETSPTEFLELMPEDGTASYFLPHLLTCSQRHLRA, encoded by the exons ATGGTGCATGTCTACAACTGCCATCCTTTCTCCTCACAGCAGATAGTGCAG gtGGAGCAGGAGCCTGGACTGATCTGCTGTGGAGGTGGAGCCCTGTTTGTGGTGGCTACTGGAGGATGCAAg GTGGATGCCTTCAGTGTGGAGAAGGAGGGCTGCCCTCTCATCTGTCGCTTTGCTACCATGGGCACTGTGAAGAGCATCCAGCACAGCAAGATGG GAGATTACTTGGTGACCATCGAGGAGAAGAACAGCGCAACCTACCTGAGAACCTACACCAACTGGCGCTATCAG GCGGAGGGGAAGGCCCGTGTCGGGGTGCGCTTGTTGGGCCACCTGCTGCGTGGGGCGTCTGTGCGGGGCGGAGTGCAGATGGAGATCATTGAGATCCCTCTGTCAGAGCGCCCTGTTGCCGTGGCGTGTTGCTCAGTAACAGGAGACCTTGTGGTCGGCTGTGAGAGCACGCTGGTTCTGTTTGCTTTGAGGAGACAGAACCAGCTGAGTCTT aATCAAAGTCAGCAGATGCTCCAGAGCAGCGGGACCAACTCTCAGCAGAGTTCTAGTCAGAGTCCAG gtcagATCGTAGGTTCAAACCAGAATTTCCTGGATTTTGAACGCTCAGTTATCCTGCATCTTCCAAAAATCAAGCCTAAACAG GTGGCGCTGTGTGGAAGATATGTGGCAGTTCAGGCGGAGCTGGAAGTGCTGGTTCTAAAACTGGACACATCCTCTGAGCCTAAAACCCTGGAAGAGTcatcagacacaaacaaaa aTCATCTGGAAGACCAGGCTGACTTTCAGGTCCTTCCGAGACACCAAGAGTTGCTCGGTGATCGAGCTAAAGACTGTGACATTCCTGTTAGCGTAGAAAAGACCGGCCTCGAGGACAGTACAGGGCAATGCACCCTGTCATATGTTCTCTTCAG GCGTTTTACTCCAGACTTCTTCCAGGGCTGCAGTGTGGAGGAGACTCAACTCCACTCCCTACAGCTCTACCCACTGTTCACCA GTAACCAGTCAGAGTCTCTGGAAGAACCATCGTGCATATTctgcttcttctctctcccGTCCGCTGGCTACCTGTACAGTGTGAAGGGCGGCGTCGAGCTTCTCTCGGCCTATCAGTATCCAGAGAAGGTCCTGAAGGCGGTGCTAACAGACCACCTGTTGCACGTCATAACAAA GAGTGCATTGCAGTGTTTCACCGTGCGCTGTGCGGCATTAGCAGCCAGGAATGAAGACCCCTATATCGATACCACCATGAAG GCCtgtccaccctgcagcctggagGTGTGTGCGCTCAGGATGCAGCTGTTCATTGGTCTGCGCTCAGTGTGTGTCTACGGTCGCCATGTCATCCTGCTTTCCACCGCCGACGCAGAGGCACCAGAGGAACCGGAACGCACTCCACAACGCAGAGGCCT TGAGTTGAAAGAACACACCTTGCTGACTGGTATTTTCCTGGCGGTGGGAATCGATCCCGCAACCACGCCGGCTCTGGAGAGCCTTCTTTCACGCCCCTTCCT gagcaggaagtggacaatCTCTTCCCCCAAAGAAACCAGCACTGCAGGACACGGATGGAACCTCTACGTGGTCGACACCGTCTCACCACTCACTCTTTACCAAGAGATG gtGGAATACAGCGAGCGGTATGCGGAGACCAACCCACAGGCTCAAAGCCTTCGGCACCTGCTGAGCGAAGCTCACCTCCTCATCCGCTGCTCCTTACTCCAAACATCAGAGCAGCAACGAAGCGTTGAGGGAGACTCCGCCCTGTCTCTGCAGACAGATACAGACGGACCGGCTGAGAAACAGACagctggacagacagacagacaagaacTGGAGGAGGCACTCAGACAAAACTGTGCACAGCTGGGAGACTGTTTcagcag GGCCAGTCAGAAGGACTGCCACCTGGCTCTGCCGTACTACAGGATGTCTGGTCTGTCAGTCACAGAGATCACGGCCAGGAACCGGCCACTTCCCAGCAGCCCTCACTCCTACGGCCCCGGGTTCCTCTTCTACCTGAAGCATTTTCTGTTTGAAGAAACAGAGCAGATTCTCAGTCAG GAGGCAGCTGATGAGGTCATCGACATTTTCAGCAAATCAGAGCCCTCACAGCTCGTCAGTGTGTGTGCCAGCCCGTCCCTGATGAACATTAGTCCTGCCCAGACGCTGCAAATCTTACAACATCTGGAAGACAAAGCTGGCGTGTCTGTTCCTTTGACTACCACCATGGCAACCATGATGTTGCGTTTGGACGACATGCCGCAGTACACACATCTGATGGAAAGACACGCTGAG aTGCTGCTGGTGTACGGGTTCATTGAGGAGCCAAGGCTGTTGCTGCATGGCGGAGGTGGAGGCCAGCACGTCCAAACCCGTCCCACAGCGTTGACCCGCCAATTGGCGAAGTCCCAACCAGGACTGCTGGTGGCTGCCATGGTGGCTttacatgaaaacaacaaagtcCAGCTGGAGCAGGCTGATCACAtattcaag gcGCTGGGCTGTGAGAACTGCTTACAGGTGGATTTCTGGGAGGCGATGCTCATGGCGTCCTCACAGGAAACTCTCATCCAGGAACTTCTGTTCCGAGTGGCGTCGGTCTACATCGACCGAGTGACTAACACAACCTCGgatacacacaccaacaaaccacacacaccttcGAGACGCAGGCCACTGAAGAGCGCTGACGATCTG ATAAACTCGTGCTCCCATTACGGTGCTCTGTACCCGTGGCTCACTGTTCTCAATCCAGCACACACCACCAGCTCACACCACCAGGAGGCGCTATACAAACTGCAG TCTCTCCTGTGTGGTCCGTCCCTGTCAGTGGGCTCCATCATGCCTCTGATGGAACGTCTTTCAGAGGAAACCTTATGGGGCTTcagcctgcacctcctctgCGCTACCAGGGCGGGTCAGTATGACATCAGCATTGAAAAGCTGCTGGACCGATGTCCTCAGGCCATCATAGCCTACGCTAACCACCAGTTACAAGACAAGCATATG GTGTTATGGTGGCAGAAGCTGCTCCCAGAGCTTTGTAACAGGACGAGAGCTGCCGCAGACAACAGCATCCTATTGGCCGCTCTCAAAG AGACGCTGGTagtggttgccatggagacgaGTCCCACAGAGTTTCTGGAACTGATGCCTGAGGATGGCACCGCCTCATACTTCCTGCCTCACTTGTTGACATGTAGCCAGAGACACCTGCgggcctga
- the hps3 gene encoding Hermansky-Pudlak syndrome 3 protein isoform X3, translating to MVHVYNCHPFSSQQIVQVEQEPGLICCGGGALFVVATGGCKVDAFSVEKEGCPLICRFATMGTVKSIQHSKMGDYLVTIEEKNSATYLRTYTNWRYQAEGKARVGVRLLGHLLRGASVRGGVQMEIIEIPLSERPVAVACCSVTGDLVVGCESTLVLFALRRQNQLSLNQSQQMLQSSGTNSQQSSSQSPGQIVGSNQNFLDFERSVILHLPKIKPKQVALCGRYVAVQAELEVLVLKLDTSSEPKTLEESSDTNKTDHLEDQADFQVLPRHQELLGDRAKDCDIPVSVEKTGLEDSTGQCTLSYVLFRRFTPDFFQGCSVEETQLHSLQLYPLFTSNQSESLEEPSCIFCFFSLPSAGYLYSVKGGVELLSAYQYPEKVLKAVLTDHLLHVITKSALQCFTVRCAALAARNEDPYIDTTMKACPPCSLEVCALRMQLFIGLRSVCVYGRHVILLSTADAEAPEEPERTPQRRGLSRKWTISSPKETSTAGHGWNLYVVDTVSPLTLYQEMVEYSERYAETNPQAQSLRHLLSEAHLLIRCSLLQTSEQQRSVEGDSALSLQTDTDGPAEKQTAGQTDRQELEEALRQNCAQLGDCFSRASQKDCHLALPYYRMSGLSVTEITARNRPLPSSPHSYGPGFLFYLKHFLFEETEQILSQEAADEVIDIFSKSEPSQLVSVCASPSLMNISPAQTLQILQHLEDKAGVSVPLTTTMATMMLRLDDMPQYTHLMERHAEMLLVYGFIEEPRLLLHGGGGGQHVQTRPTALTRQLAKSQPGLLVAAMVALHENNKVQLEQADHIFKALGCENCLQVDFWEAMLMASSQETLIQELLFRVASVYIDRVTNTTSDTHTNKPHTPSRRRPLKSADDLINSCSHYGALYPWLTVLNPAHTTSSHHQEALYKLQSLLCGPSLSVGSIMPLMERLSEETLWGFSLHLLCATRAGQYDISIEKLLDRCPQAIIAYANHQLQDKHMVLWWQKLLPELCNRTRAAADNSILLAALKETLVVVAMETSPTEFLELMPEDGTASYFLPHLLTCSQRHLRA from the exons ATGGTGCATGTCTACAACTGCCATCCTTTCTCCTCACAGCAGATAGTGCAG gtGGAGCAGGAGCCTGGACTGATCTGCTGTGGAGGTGGAGCCCTGTTTGTGGTGGCTACTGGAGGATGCAAg GTGGATGCCTTCAGTGTGGAGAAGGAGGGCTGCCCTCTCATCTGTCGCTTTGCTACCATGGGCACTGTGAAGAGCATCCAGCACAGCAAGATGG GAGATTACTTGGTGACCATCGAGGAGAAGAACAGCGCAACCTACCTGAGAACCTACACCAACTGGCGCTATCAG GCGGAGGGGAAGGCCCGTGTCGGGGTGCGCTTGTTGGGCCACCTGCTGCGTGGGGCGTCTGTGCGGGGCGGAGTGCAGATGGAGATCATTGAGATCCCTCTGTCAGAGCGCCCTGTTGCCGTGGCGTGTTGCTCAGTAACAGGAGACCTTGTGGTCGGCTGTGAGAGCACGCTGGTTCTGTTTGCTTTGAGGAGACAGAACCAGCTGAGTCTT aATCAAAGTCAGCAGATGCTCCAGAGCAGCGGGACCAACTCTCAGCAGAGTTCTAGTCAGAGTCCAG gtcagATCGTAGGTTCAAACCAGAATTTCCTGGATTTTGAACGCTCAGTTATCCTGCATCTTCCAAAAATCAAGCCTAAACAG GTGGCGCTGTGTGGAAGATATGTGGCAGTTCAGGCGGAGCTGGAAGTGCTGGTTCTAAAACTGGACACATCCTCTGAGCCTAAAACCCTGGAAGAGTcatcagacacaaacaaaa cagaTCATCTGGAAGACCAGGCTGACTTTCAGGTCCTTCCGAGACACCAAGAGTTGCTCGGTGATCGAGCTAAAGACTGTGACATTCCTGTTAGCGTAGAAAAGACCGGCCTCGAGGACAGTACAGGGCAATGCACCCTGTCATATGTTCTCTTCAG GCGTTTTACTCCAGACTTCTTCCAGGGCTGCAGTGTGGAGGAGACTCAACTCCACTCCCTACAGCTCTACCCACTGTTCACCA GTAACCAGTCAGAGTCTCTGGAAGAACCATCGTGCATATTctgcttcttctctctcccGTCCGCTGGCTACCTGTACAGTGTGAAGGGCGGCGTCGAGCTTCTCTCGGCCTATCAGTATCCAGAGAAGGTCCTGAAGGCGGTGCTAACAGACCACCTGTTGCACGTCATAACAAA GAGTGCATTGCAGTGTTTCACCGTGCGCTGTGCGGCATTAGCAGCCAGGAATGAAGACCCCTATATCGATACCACCATGAAG GCCtgtccaccctgcagcctggagGTGTGTGCGCTCAGGATGCAGCTGTTCATTGGTCTGCGCTCAGTGTGTGTCTACGGTCGCCATGTCATCCTGCTTTCCACCGCCGACGCAGAGGCACCAGAGGAACCGGAACGCACTCCACAACGCAGAGGCCT gagcaggaagtggacaatCTCTTCCCCCAAAGAAACCAGCACTGCAGGACACGGATGGAACCTCTACGTGGTCGACACCGTCTCACCACTCACTCTTTACCAAGAGATG gtGGAATACAGCGAGCGGTATGCGGAGACCAACCCACAGGCTCAAAGCCTTCGGCACCTGCTGAGCGAAGCTCACCTCCTCATCCGCTGCTCCTTACTCCAAACATCAGAGCAGCAACGAAGCGTTGAGGGAGACTCCGCCCTGTCTCTGCAGACAGATACAGACGGACCGGCTGAGAAACAGACagctggacagacagacagacaagaacTGGAGGAGGCACTCAGACAAAACTGTGCACAGCTGGGAGACTGTTTcagcag GGCCAGTCAGAAGGACTGCCACCTGGCTCTGCCGTACTACAGGATGTCTGGTCTGTCAGTCACAGAGATCACGGCCAGGAACCGGCCACTTCCCAGCAGCCCTCACTCCTACGGCCCCGGGTTCCTCTTCTACCTGAAGCATTTTCTGTTTGAAGAAACAGAGCAGATTCTCAGTCAG GAGGCAGCTGATGAGGTCATCGACATTTTCAGCAAATCAGAGCCCTCACAGCTCGTCAGTGTGTGTGCCAGCCCGTCCCTGATGAACATTAGTCCTGCCCAGACGCTGCAAATCTTACAACATCTGGAAGACAAAGCTGGCGTGTCTGTTCCTTTGACTACCACCATGGCAACCATGATGTTGCGTTTGGACGACATGCCGCAGTACACACATCTGATGGAAAGACACGCTGAG aTGCTGCTGGTGTACGGGTTCATTGAGGAGCCAAGGCTGTTGCTGCATGGCGGAGGTGGAGGCCAGCACGTCCAAACCCGTCCCACAGCGTTGACCCGCCAATTGGCGAAGTCCCAACCAGGACTGCTGGTGGCTGCCATGGTGGCTttacatgaaaacaacaaagtcCAGCTGGAGCAGGCTGATCACAtattcaag gcGCTGGGCTGTGAGAACTGCTTACAGGTGGATTTCTGGGAGGCGATGCTCATGGCGTCCTCACAGGAAACTCTCATCCAGGAACTTCTGTTCCGAGTGGCGTCGGTCTACATCGACCGAGTGACTAACACAACCTCGgatacacacaccaacaaaccacacacaccttcGAGACGCAGGCCACTGAAGAGCGCTGACGATCTG ATAAACTCGTGCTCCCATTACGGTGCTCTGTACCCGTGGCTCACTGTTCTCAATCCAGCACACACCACCAGCTCACACCACCAGGAGGCGCTATACAAACTGCAG TCTCTCCTGTGTGGTCCGTCCCTGTCAGTGGGCTCCATCATGCCTCTGATGGAACGTCTTTCAGAGGAAACCTTATGGGGCTTcagcctgcacctcctctgCGCTACCAGGGCGGGTCAGTATGACATCAGCATTGAAAAGCTGCTGGACCGATGTCCTCAGGCCATCATAGCCTACGCTAACCACCAGTTACAAGACAAGCATATG GTGTTATGGTGGCAGAAGCTGCTCCCAGAGCTTTGTAACAGGACGAGAGCTGCCGCAGACAACAGCATCCTATTGGCCGCTCTCAAAG AGACGCTGGTagtggttgccatggagacgaGTCCCACAGAGTTTCTGGAACTGATGCCTGAGGATGGCACCGCCTCATACTTCCTGCCTCACTTGTTGACATGTAGCCAGAGACACCTGCgggcctga
- the hps3 gene encoding Hermansky-Pudlak syndrome 3 protein isoform X1 yields MVHVYNCHPFSSQQIVQVEQEPGLICCGGGALFVVATGGCKVDAFSVEKEGCPLICRFATMGTVKSIQHSKMGDYLVTIEEKNSATYLRTYTNWRYQAEGKARVGVRLLGHLLRGASVRGGVQMEIIEIPLSERPVAVACCSVTGDLVVGCESTLVLFALRRQNQLSLNQSQQMLQSSGTNSQQSSSQSPGQIVGSNQNFLDFERSVILHLPKIKPKQVALCGRYVAVQAELEVLVLKLDTSSEPKTLEESSDTNKTDHLEDQADFQVLPRHQELLGDRAKDCDIPVSVEKTGLEDSTGQCTLSYVLFRRFTPDFFQGCSVEETQLHSLQLYPLFTSNQSESLEEPSCIFCFFSLPSAGYLYSVKGGVELLSAYQYPEKVLKAVLTDHLLHVITKSALQCFTVRCAALAARNEDPYIDTTMKACPPCSLEVCALRMQLFIGLRSVCVYGRHVILLSTADAEAPEEPERTPQRRGLELKEHTLLTGIFLAVGIDPATTPALESLLSRPFLSRKWTISSPKETSTAGHGWNLYVVDTVSPLTLYQEMVEYSERYAETNPQAQSLRHLLSEAHLLIRCSLLQTSEQQRSVEGDSALSLQTDTDGPAEKQTAGQTDRQELEEALRQNCAQLGDCFSRASQKDCHLALPYYRMSGLSVTEITARNRPLPSSPHSYGPGFLFYLKHFLFEETEQILSQEAADEVIDIFSKSEPSQLVSVCASPSLMNISPAQTLQILQHLEDKAGVSVPLTTTMATMMLRLDDMPQYTHLMERHAEMLLVYGFIEEPRLLLHGGGGGQHVQTRPTALTRQLAKSQPGLLVAAMVALHENNKVQLEQADHIFKALGCENCLQVDFWEAMLMASSQETLIQELLFRVASVYIDRVTNTTSDTHTNKPHTPSRRRPLKSADDLINSCSHYGALYPWLTVLNPAHTTSSHHQEALYKLQSLLCGPSLSVGSIMPLMERLSEETLWGFSLHLLCATRAGQYDISIEKLLDRCPQAIIAYANHQLQDKHMVLWWQKLLPELCNRTRAAADNSILLAALKETLVVVAMETSPTEFLELMPEDGTASYFLPHLLTCSQRHLRA; encoded by the exons ATGGTGCATGTCTACAACTGCCATCCTTTCTCCTCACAGCAGATAGTGCAG gtGGAGCAGGAGCCTGGACTGATCTGCTGTGGAGGTGGAGCCCTGTTTGTGGTGGCTACTGGAGGATGCAAg GTGGATGCCTTCAGTGTGGAGAAGGAGGGCTGCCCTCTCATCTGTCGCTTTGCTACCATGGGCACTGTGAAGAGCATCCAGCACAGCAAGATGG GAGATTACTTGGTGACCATCGAGGAGAAGAACAGCGCAACCTACCTGAGAACCTACACCAACTGGCGCTATCAG GCGGAGGGGAAGGCCCGTGTCGGGGTGCGCTTGTTGGGCCACCTGCTGCGTGGGGCGTCTGTGCGGGGCGGAGTGCAGATGGAGATCATTGAGATCCCTCTGTCAGAGCGCCCTGTTGCCGTGGCGTGTTGCTCAGTAACAGGAGACCTTGTGGTCGGCTGTGAGAGCACGCTGGTTCTGTTTGCTTTGAGGAGACAGAACCAGCTGAGTCTT aATCAAAGTCAGCAGATGCTCCAGAGCAGCGGGACCAACTCTCAGCAGAGTTCTAGTCAGAGTCCAG gtcagATCGTAGGTTCAAACCAGAATTTCCTGGATTTTGAACGCTCAGTTATCCTGCATCTTCCAAAAATCAAGCCTAAACAG GTGGCGCTGTGTGGAAGATATGTGGCAGTTCAGGCGGAGCTGGAAGTGCTGGTTCTAAAACTGGACACATCCTCTGAGCCTAAAACCCTGGAAGAGTcatcagacacaaacaaaa cagaTCATCTGGAAGACCAGGCTGACTTTCAGGTCCTTCCGAGACACCAAGAGTTGCTCGGTGATCGAGCTAAAGACTGTGACATTCCTGTTAGCGTAGAAAAGACCGGCCTCGAGGACAGTACAGGGCAATGCACCCTGTCATATGTTCTCTTCAG GCGTTTTACTCCAGACTTCTTCCAGGGCTGCAGTGTGGAGGAGACTCAACTCCACTCCCTACAGCTCTACCCACTGTTCACCA GTAACCAGTCAGAGTCTCTGGAAGAACCATCGTGCATATTctgcttcttctctctcccGTCCGCTGGCTACCTGTACAGTGTGAAGGGCGGCGTCGAGCTTCTCTCGGCCTATCAGTATCCAGAGAAGGTCCTGAAGGCGGTGCTAACAGACCACCTGTTGCACGTCATAACAAA GAGTGCATTGCAGTGTTTCACCGTGCGCTGTGCGGCATTAGCAGCCAGGAATGAAGACCCCTATATCGATACCACCATGAAG GCCtgtccaccctgcagcctggagGTGTGTGCGCTCAGGATGCAGCTGTTCATTGGTCTGCGCTCAGTGTGTGTCTACGGTCGCCATGTCATCCTGCTTTCCACCGCCGACGCAGAGGCACCAGAGGAACCGGAACGCACTCCACAACGCAGAGGCCT TGAGTTGAAAGAACACACCTTGCTGACTGGTATTTTCCTGGCGGTGGGAATCGATCCCGCAACCACGCCGGCTCTGGAGAGCCTTCTTTCACGCCCCTTCCT gagcaggaagtggacaatCTCTTCCCCCAAAGAAACCAGCACTGCAGGACACGGATGGAACCTCTACGTGGTCGACACCGTCTCACCACTCACTCTTTACCAAGAGATG gtGGAATACAGCGAGCGGTATGCGGAGACCAACCCACAGGCTCAAAGCCTTCGGCACCTGCTGAGCGAAGCTCACCTCCTCATCCGCTGCTCCTTACTCCAAACATCAGAGCAGCAACGAAGCGTTGAGGGAGACTCCGCCCTGTCTCTGCAGACAGATACAGACGGACCGGCTGAGAAACAGACagctggacagacagacagacaagaacTGGAGGAGGCACTCAGACAAAACTGTGCACAGCTGGGAGACTGTTTcagcag GGCCAGTCAGAAGGACTGCCACCTGGCTCTGCCGTACTACAGGATGTCTGGTCTGTCAGTCACAGAGATCACGGCCAGGAACCGGCCACTTCCCAGCAGCCCTCACTCCTACGGCCCCGGGTTCCTCTTCTACCTGAAGCATTTTCTGTTTGAAGAAACAGAGCAGATTCTCAGTCAG GAGGCAGCTGATGAGGTCATCGACATTTTCAGCAAATCAGAGCCCTCACAGCTCGTCAGTGTGTGTGCCAGCCCGTCCCTGATGAACATTAGTCCTGCCCAGACGCTGCAAATCTTACAACATCTGGAAGACAAAGCTGGCGTGTCTGTTCCTTTGACTACCACCATGGCAACCATGATGTTGCGTTTGGACGACATGCCGCAGTACACACATCTGATGGAAAGACACGCTGAG aTGCTGCTGGTGTACGGGTTCATTGAGGAGCCAAGGCTGTTGCTGCATGGCGGAGGTGGAGGCCAGCACGTCCAAACCCGTCCCACAGCGTTGACCCGCCAATTGGCGAAGTCCCAACCAGGACTGCTGGTGGCTGCCATGGTGGCTttacatgaaaacaacaaagtcCAGCTGGAGCAGGCTGATCACAtattcaag gcGCTGGGCTGTGAGAACTGCTTACAGGTGGATTTCTGGGAGGCGATGCTCATGGCGTCCTCACAGGAAACTCTCATCCAGGAACTTCTGTTCCGAGTGGCGTCGGTCTACATCGACCGAGTGACTAACACAACCTCGgatacacacaccaacaaaccacacacaccttcGAGACGCAGGCCACTGAAGAGCGCTGACGATCTG ATAAACTCGTGCTCCCATTACGGTGCTCTGTACCCGTGGCTCACTGTTCTCAATCCAGCACACACCACCAGCTCACACCACCAGGAGGCGCTATACAAACTGCAG TCTCTCCTGTGTGGTCCGTCCCTGTCAGTGGGCTCCATCATGCCTCTGATGGAACGTCTTTCAGAGGAAACCTTATGGGGCTTcagcctgcacctcctctgCGCTACCAGGGCGGGTCAGTATGACATCAGCATTGAAAAGCTGCTGGACCGATGTCCTCAGGCCATCATAGCCTACGCTAACCACCAGTTACAAGACAAGCATATG GTGTTATGGTGGCAGAAGCTGCTCCCAGAGCTTTGTAACAGGACGAGAGCTGCCGCAGACAACAGCATCCTATTGGCCGCTCTCAAAG AGACGCTGGTagtggttgccatggagacgaGTCCCACAGAGTTTCTGGAACTGATGCCTGAGGATGGCACCGCCTCATACTTCCTGCCTCACTTGTTGACATGTAGCCAGAGACACCTGCgggcctga